In the genome of Leeuwenhoekiella sp. MAR_2009_132, one region contains:
- a CDS encoding vWA domain-containing protein, with amino-acid sequence MKKITLLIMLLFITGASLEVSAQNKIMLSGQVTGEGQPLAGVRVLSKIGGHKSITDFNGNFTIKTQIGDVLTFKFIGYTTKTITVKNTQFLNVVLESSEALEKVIVRENEPVEEIAFISYSQGFHSKIAPAHGIYNHQNNSESYARIDENQFKHVSTSPLSTFSIDVDRAAYSNIRRMINNGQDIPADAVRIEEMINYFNYDYEQPKNADPFMMNAEVANTPWNSVTQLIKIGIKGKEIPLGDLPSSNLVFLLDVSGSMNNPNKLPLLKAAFKILVNQLREQDKVAIVVYAGAAGTVLEPTNGSNKTEILNALDKLEAGGSTAGGAGLKLAYSLAEKHFIDGGNNRIILATDGDFNVGLSSDREMEDLIEEKRASGIFLTALGFGMGNYKDSKLETLADKGNGNYAYIDTMQEARKVLGTEFGGTLYTIAKDVKIQVEFNPALVKGYRLIGYENRLLNDEDFNDDTKDAGEIGSGHTVTALYEILPVGKDSLFLKAVDELKYTNTTTTSTTNKSNELVTVKIRYKEPNSDVSKLIQQIVKSDSMNISNASEDFNFIASLALFGMQLRDSPFKGDASKSMTLSLAERGRGKDKEGFRAEFIRLVKAAN; translated from the coding sequence ATGAAAAAAATTACACTCTTAATTATGCTCCTTTTTATAACAGGAGCAAGTCTTGAAGTTTCAGCACAAAATAAAATTATGTTATCTGGTCAGGTAACAGGCGAAGGTCAACCACTTGCCGGTGTTCGTGTCTTAAGTAAGATAGGTGGTCACAAAAGTATCACAGATTTTAATGGAAATTTTACCATTAAAACACAGATAGGTGATGTCCTGACTTTTAAGTTTATTGGGTATACTACGAAAACTATAACAGTTAAAAACACCCAATTTTTAAATGTCGTTTTAGAATCTTCTGAGGCTTTAGAGAAAGTTATTGTACGTGAGAATGAACCTGTAGAAGAAATTGCTTTTATAAGTTACTCGCAAGGCTTTCACTCAAAAATCGCTCCTGCTCATGGTATTTACAACCATCAAAATAATTCCGAAAGCTACGCCAGAATAGACGAAAATCAATTTAAGCATGTAAGTACGAGTCCGCTTTCTACATTTTCAATAGATGTAGATCGTGCCGCCTATAGTAACATACGTAGAATGATTAATAATGGTCAGGATATCCCGGCAGATGCTGTGCGTATTGAAGAAATGATCAATTATTTTAACTATGACTATGAGCAACCTAAAAACGCAGATCCTTTTATGATGAATGCTGAGGTTGCTAACACTCCCTGGAATAGTGTTACCCAATTGATTAAAATAGGAATTAAGGGAAAAGAAATTCCGTTAGGTGATTTACCAAGTTCGAATCTTGTTTTTCTTTTAGATGTATCCGGGTCTATGAATAATCCTAATAAATTACCCCTTTTAAAAGCAGCGTTTAAAATACTGGTAAATCAACTAAGGGAACAGGATAAAGTGGCTATTGTTGTTTATGCCGGTGCAGCAGGCACGGTATTAGAACCTACAAACGGGTCTAATAAAACAGAAATTTTAAATGCCCTAGATAAGCTTGAAGCAGGCGGAAGCACAGCAGGTGGCGCGGGTCTTAAGCTTGCGTATTCTTTAGCTGAAAAACACTTTATAGATGGCGGAAATAACCGCATTATATTAGCGACAGACGGGGATTTTAATGTAGGTCTAAGTAGTGATCGCGAGATGGAAGATTTAATCGAAGAAAAAAGAGCTTCGGGTATCTTTCTCACGGCATTAGGTTTTGGGATGGGTAATTATAAAGATTCAAAACTAGAAACACTGGCAGATAAAGGCAATGGTAATTATGCCTATATAGATACGATGCAGGAAGCCCGGAAAGTATTGGGTACCGAGTTTGGTGGTACTTTATATACCATAGCAAAAGACGTTAAAATACAGGTAGAATTTAATCCAGCTTTGGTAAAAGGGTATCGTCTTATAGGCTACGAAAACCGCTTGTTAAATGATGAAGATTTTAATGATGACACTAAAGATGCAGGCGAAATAGGAAGTGGGCATACCGTTACTGCGCTTTACGAAATTTTACCGGTAGGTAAAGATTCTCTATTTTTAAAGGCTGTAGACGAATTAAAGTATACAAATACGACAACAACTAGTACTACAAATAAATCTAATGAGTTAGTGACGGTTAAAATTAGATATAAAGAGCCTAATAGTGATGTGAGTAAGCTCATTCAACAGATTGTTAAATCAGACTCGATGAATATAAGTAACGCTTCAGAAGATTTTAATTTTATAGCAAGTTTGGCGCTATTCGGTATGCAACTAAGAGACTCACCATTTAAAGGTGATGCGTCTAAGTCTATGACACTGAGTCTTGCTGAACGTGGTCGCGGAAAAGACAAGGAAGGATTTAGAGCAGAATTTATAAGGCTGGTTAAGGCCGCTAATTAA
- a CDS encoding M24 family metallopeptidase yields MRYLILFSISLFCFYNTAQSQILPERDRAVLVDRILADRFENVLPNLMYRTGIDMWVLISREYNEDPVMRTMLPATWLNARRRTILVFYWNESKNKLEKLAVARYNIGDSITSAWDKEQEPDQWKALIKIIEERNPNKIALNYSNDYGIADGLVKTDYEAFMNVLPETYKSKVVSAEPLAVGWVETRSPLELQLFQELVGITHNIIREAFSSSFIKPGKTTTEDVVWFLRQKVTDLGLETWFHPTVDIQRANEKLESHLTAFTNHNEAQVILPGDLIHCDFGISYLRLNTDCQQHAYILKDGEMTAPQFLVDAFAKGNQLQDILTSKFETGKTGNTILKESLTEAKAAGLIPSIYTHPLGLYGHSAGTTIGMWDAQDGVEGSGVYKLFPNTVYAIELNTTVNLPEWNKDIRIMLEEAGLWTSKGFSYVNKRQQELILID; encoded by the coding sequence ATGCGTTATTTAATACTCTTCTCCATTTCTTTATTTTGTTTTTACAATACTGCTCAGTCGCAAATTTTACCAGAGCGCGACCGCGCTGTTTTAGTAGATAGAATACTTGCCGATCGTTTTGAAAATGTACTGCCTAATCTTATGTACCGCACCGGTATAGACATGTGGGTGCTCATTTCAAGAGAATATAATGAAGATCCTGTAATGCGAACGATGTTGCCGGCTACTTGGCTAAATGCACGCAGACGCACGATTTTAGTGTTTTATTGGAATGAGTCTAAAAATAAGCTAGAGAAACTTGCCGTTGCCAGATACAATATAGGTGATAGTATAACATCTGCCTGGGATAAGGAGCAGGAGCCAGACCAGTGGAAAGCCTTAATTAAAATCATAGAAGAGCGTAATCCTAATAAAATAGCGCTTAATTATTCTAATGATTATGGTATTGCAGATGGTCTTGTAAAAACAGATTACGAGGCATTTATGAATGTTTTACCAGAAACGTATAAATCTAAAGTAGTATCGGCAGAACCATTAGCTGTAGGCTGGGTAGAAACGAGAAGTCCGTTAGAACTTCAACTTTTTCAAGAGCTTGTAGGCATCACGCACAATATCATTAGAGAAGCATTTAGTAGTAGCTTTATAAAGCCGGGAAAAACCACGACAGAAGATGTAGTCTGGTTTTTAAGACAAAAAGTTACAGATTTAGGGCTGGAGACCTGGTTTCACCCTACAGTAGATATACAGCGGGCAAATGAAAAGTTAGAAAGTCACCTTACTGCTTTCACAAACCATAATGAGGCACAGGTAATTTTACCCGGTGATTTAATTCACTGTGATTTTGGTATATCTTATTTACGTCTCAATACAGATTGCCAGCAGCATGCCTATATTTTAAAGGACGGGGAAATGACAGCTCCTCAGTTTTTAGTAGATGCATTTGCTAAAGGAAACCAACTTCAAGACATTCTTACTTCAAAATTTGAAACCGGGAAAACCGGAAATACAATCCTAAAGGAATCTCTTACCGAGGCGAAAGCAGCAGGTTTAATACCTTCAATTTACACCCATCCGCTAGGTTTATACGGCCACTCTGCAGGTACCACAATAGGTATGTGGGATGCACAGGACGGTGTTGAAGGGTCTGGTGTTTACAAACTGTTTCCCAATACAGTTTATGCAATAGAATTAAATACAACAGTAAATTTACCAGAATGGAATAAAGACATACGAATAATGCTTGAAGAAGCCGGTTTATGGACTTCTAAAGGCTTTAGCTATGTTAATAAGCGCCAGCAAGAGTTAATATTGATAGATTAA
- a CDS encoding MFS transporter — protein MFKKSLIALAIGGFGIGMTEFVMMGILPDVAKDLNISIPQAGHFISAYALGVVIGAPILVAIAGNYSPKKILLALMLAFTAFNALSIFATSYNLMFISRLLSGLPHGAFFGVGAVVASRLVPKEKAASAVAMMFSGLTVANIIGIPLGTYVGHNISWRYTFMIVVAVGLLTLLAITFWLPKIEKNKPIPIKDALKIFKRTELWLILGITAIGTGGFFAWYSYITPLLTEVSGFDNKMVIFILMLAGLGMTFGNVLGGKLADKFSPIKATAILLGAMTICLITISFIAPIQWMMLIMVFVTGAFAFSTAPSIQMLMIKSAKESEMLASSVNQAAFNVANAIGAFLGGLPIAAGYGYTSPELVGAVLAFCGVGLSISVIYYRKRQQKKLLKGA, from the coding sequence ATGTTTAAGAAGAGTCTAATTGCCTTAGCTATAGGTGGTTTTGGAATAGGAATGACCGAGTTTGTGATGATGGGAATATTACCTGATGTCGCTAAAGATCTCAATATAAGTATACCGCAGGCGGGGCATTTTATCTCGGCTTATGCCTTGGGAGTAGTTATAGGTGCTCCCATTTTAGTGGCTATTGCAGGAAACTATTCACCTAAAAAAATACTATTAGCCTTGATGCTGGCATTTACCGCATTTAACGCTCTTTCTATATTTGCCACAAGTTACAACCTCATGTTTATATCTCGGTTACTTTCTGGCTTACCACATGGTGCCTTTTTTGGTGTAGGTGCTGTAGTAGCAAGTAGGTTAGTTCCTAAAGAAAAAGCTGCAAGCGCTGTGGCTATGATGTTTAGCGGTTTAACAGTGGCTAATATTATAGGTATTCCTTTAGGTACATATGTAGGACATAACATCTCCTGGAGGTACACTTTTATGATTGTCGTAGCAGTGGGTTTACTTACTCTTTTAGCAATTACATTCTGGTTACCAAAAATTGAAAAAAACAAACCTATCCCCATAAAAGATGCTCTTAAAATCTTTAAGCGTACCGAACTTTGGCTTATTCTGGGAATTACCGCAATAGGGACCGGTGGCTTCTTTGCCTGGTATAGTTATATCACTCCCCTACTTACTGAAGTAAGCGGGTTTGACAACAAGATGGTTATCTTCATTTTAATGCTAGCTGGTTTAGGTATGACGTTTGGAAATGTTTTAGGAGGAAAATTAGCAGATAAATTTTCGCCTATCAAAGCGACTGCAATACTTCTGGGAGCAATGACCATTTGTTTAATCACCATATCTTTTATAGCACCTATACAATGGATGATGCTTATCATGGTTTTTGTAACTGGAGCTTTTGCCTTTTCTACGGCTCCATCTATACAGATGTTAATGATAAAATCTGCTAAAGAGTCTGAAATGCTAGCCTCTTCTGTAAATCAGGCTGCTTTTAATGTTGCTAATGCGATTGGCGCATTTTTAGGCGGACTTCCTATAGCAGCAGGTTACGGCTATACTTCACCAGAACTAGTAGGTGCAGTTTTAGCATTTTGTGGTGTAGGCTTATCTATAAGCGTAATATATTACCGAAAAAGGCAACAGAAAAAACTCTTAAAAGGAGCTTAG